A DNA window from Argiope bruennichi chromosome X2, qqArgBrue1.1, whole genome shotgun sequence contains the following coding sequences:
- the LOC129960877 gene encoding uncharacterized protein LOC129960877, whose protein sequence is MVAEMRNYLCSEKESSASEAAPMYTPTSSFPLSPPSGQSPPSAAAQNENVQSEIIRAAHTNKSKSEFVSSSERYSADVSRIFCSSDQIKDDVQSLGVYRALEQSKFSRNTYPLHSGQSYFPRSHFPVNGNGYYEQYCSNFKLHYHSSSSSYYEGDQEKNHSELNQFYNGKNPEKMYSVECNAYGLSHSLYSDSASKSSEIYERGCTHSLPLSANSGDQCNLTTMNSTFPDKSEDLQNKTSVQNCDSRLLHVADSFSGFRRSTNYLVKSDANSDGFPFKAEQTMNNYENLPRSVSNQFNGSTINNSSVLPFDSQNDCELKGLQNEEKDNYDICREEQKQIYFKREIYNFNHNSEHLNSTTSCNYSTKERIQNPLQKNDSPCLNARNAFVQSKSHVTDSQILASSKETMLSSNQYERSEKNVSEVIIHNLKEEKDSKHFHENFLTDRHSGKSSKISNIKSVKKNFNRGAIFKPYCYGAKDGSSSETFCPKIKTQVDGGSEGGSDGEKACSSTASPYSVSPSPSTATSENDTPVDLRRATADSDDQHVPHVFVPGQNNHQRRCLLWACKACKRKSVTVDRRQAATMRERRRLRKVNEAYEALKRVSTRDPNQRLAKVDILKNAIEYIESLEDILHVSSNIRERDCDSGGSDYGAVNSPPYLSEHYQHFSERSNFSSIAETSDTSTTNVSSLDCLSLIVQSINPDTSSLLSAVTMDADASNLE, encoded by the coding sequence ATGGTTGCAGAGATGCGCAATTACCTCTGCAGTGAAAAAGAGTCGTCAGCTTCAGAAGCAGCACCCATGTACACTCCAACAAGCTCATTTCCTCTGTCACCGCCCAGTGGACAAAGTCCACCATCAGCAGCAGCTCAAAATGAGAACGTCCAAAGTGAAATTATTCGCGCCGCTCATACTAATAAATCAAAATCAGAATTCGTGTCTTCATCTGAAAGATATTCTGCTGATGTAAGTAGAATTTTCTGTTCTTCAGATCAAATTAAAGACGATGTGCAGTCACTTGGAGTATATAGAGCTTTAGAGCAGTCAAAGTTTTCCAGAAATACATATCCTCTCCATTCAGGACAATCATATTTTCCAAGGTCTCATTTTCCTGTTAATGGAAACGGTTATTACGAACAATATTGTTCGAACTTTAAATTGCATTACCATTCTTCCTCTAGCTCATATTACGAAGGGGATCAAGAAAAAAATCACAGCGAGCTTAATCAGTTTTATAATGGCAAAAATCCAGAAAAAATGTATTCTGTAGAATGTAATGCTTATGGATTATCTCATTCCTTATATTCTGATAGTGCCTCAAAATCATCGGAGATTTACGAAAGAGGTTGTACTCATTCACTCCCACTTTCTGCTAATTCTGGTGACCAATGTAATTTAACCACAATGAATTCTACCTTCCCAGATAAATCTGAAGATTTGCAAAATAAAACGTCTGTCCAAAACTGTGACAGTCGTCTTTTACATGTAGCAGATTCCTTTTCTGGTTTTAGAAGGTCCacaaattatttagttaaaagtgATGCAAATTCGGATGGTTTTCCGTTCAAAGCAGAGCAAAcaatgaataattatgaaaatctcCCAAGGTctgtttcaaatcaatttaatggCAGTACAATCAACAACAGTAGTGTTTTACCATTTGATTCTCAAAACGACTGTGAGCTAAAAGGActccaaaatgaagaaaaagataaCTATGATATATGTAGAGAAGaacaaaaacagatttattttaaaagagaaatttataattttaatcataattcagAACACTTGAACTCGACAACATCTTGTAATTATTCTACAAAGGAACGAATACAGAACCCTTTACAAAAAAATGATTCTCCTTGCTTGAATGCAAGAAATGCTTTTGTTCAATCAAAATCACACGTGACAGATTCACAAATATTAGCATCGTCCAAGGAAACTATGCTTTCATCAAATCAATATGAaagatcagaaaaaaatgtatctgaagTAATTATCCATAatcttaaagaagaaaaagatagCAAGCATTTCCATGAAAATTTTCTGACTGACAGACACAGTGGGAAAAGTTCAAAGATTTCTAATATAAAGtcagttaaaaagaatttcaaccgTGGAGCGATTTTTAAACCCTACTGTTACGGTGCGAAAGATGGCTCTAGTAGTGAAACTTTCTGCCCTAAGATTAAGACCCAAGTTGACGGAGGAAGTGAAGGAGGATCTGACGGGGAAAAGGCCTGTTCTTCTACGGCATCTCCATACAGTGTTTCTCCATCTCCATCCACGGCTACTTCGGAGAATGATACTCCTGTTGATCTCCGTCGTGCTACTGCCGACAGCGATGATCAACATGTACCTCACGTTTTCGTGCCAGGCCAAAATAATCACCAACGTCGATGCTTGCTGTGGGCTTGTAAAGCTTGTAAAAGAAAATCTGTGACAGTTGACCGACGACAAGCTGCCACGATGAGAGAGAGGAGACGGCTGAGAAAAGTCAATGAAGCCTATGAGGCTCTGAAACGTGTCTCTACCAGAGATCCAAATCAAAGATTGGCTAAGGTGGATATCTTAAAAAATGCTATCGAGTATATTGAAAGCTTAGAAGATATACTTCATGTTTCCTCGAATATTAGGGAGAGAGATTGTGACAGTGGAGGAAGTGACTATGGG